The following are from one region of the Coffea eugenioides isolate CCC68of chromosome 2, Ceug_1.0, whole genome shotgun sequence genome:
- the LOC113761779 gene encoding mediator of RNA polymerase II transcription subunit 22a-like, whose product MNKGGVGGVGLGSGGGGGPTAAAAAAAAQKQKTLLQRVDADIGNIVDNFSFLVNVARVNDPPVRNSQEAFMMEMRAARMVQAADSLLKLVSELKQTAIFSGFASLNDHVEQRTEEFTQQAEKTDVMLARIGEEAAASLKDLESHYYSSSQRTNMPFPADN is encoded by the exons ATGAATAAAGGAGGGGTAGGAGGAGTTGGTCTTGGAAGCGGTGGAGGAGGCGGGCCAACTGCTGCTGCAGCCGCTGCAGCTGCTCAAAAGCAGAAGACCTTGTTGCAGAGAGTTGATGCTGACATTGGAAACATAGTTGACAATTTTAGTTTCCTTGTTAATGTTGCCCGG GTGAATGATCCGCCAGTAAGAAATTCCCAAGAAGCTTTCATGATGGAAATGCGTGCAGCCAGGATG GTGCAAGCAGCTGACTCATTGCTTAAGTTGGTCTCAGAGTTGAAACAGACAGCAATCTTTTCAGGATTTGCCTCTCTTAACGACCACGTAGAGCAGAGAACAGAGGAGTTTACCCAACAGGCAGAGAAAACAGACGTGATGTTGGCCAGGATTGGAGAGGAGGCTGCTGCTAGCCTAAAAGATCTTGAGTCACACTACTACTCCTCTTCTCAGAGAACAAATATGCCCTTTCCTGCTGATAATTGA
- the LOC113763007 gene encoding serine/threonine-protein kinase-like protein At5g23170 — protein sequence MHEFKYEELVQATESFSQSRLVGKGSHGHVYRGILKRNGCEHDQLVAVKKQSLGLQKLRDNSKLENEVHIVSSLSHNPYVINLLGISHDSSNNKVLVMEYMPNGTLHEMLRSPVGASSCPPPTWPKRAQIALQIAKAVQFLHEARPPIVHRDIKSANILFDSDWNARLADLGLAIRMNHDSLNRQIDSLNRPAGTIGYLDPAYTVPSKLSTKIDVFSFGVLLLEIISARKVMDVSRSPSSIVEWAIPLIQKDQIVEISDRRVPISRFTEGLIRNMLSIAGRCINFRETDRPSMGEIVSELENCIVEPIRFPVWMNLLRSLIQRKIGTRKSKTAARAATSIVCAPHQENGHADISRGKLLLREILADIS from the coding sequence ATGCATGAATTCAAGTATGAAGAACTTGTTCAAGCAACTGAAAGCTTCTCTCAATCGCGACTTGTCGGTAAAGGGAGCCATGGCCATGTTTACAGAGGCATTCTGAAGAGAAATGGTTGCGAACATGATCAGCTTGTGGCCGTAAAGAAGCAATCACTAGGCCTTCAAAAGCTTCGAGACAATTCGAAACTCGAAAATGAAGTGCACATCGTATCATCACTGTCCCATAATCCATACGTGATCAACCTTCTTGGCATCAGTCATGACTCTTCCAACAACAAAGTTCTTGTCATGGAATACATGCCTAATGGAACCCTTCATGAAATGCTCCGCAGCCCCGTTGGGGCGTCCTCCTGTCCCCCGCCAACATGGCCAAAACGCGCCCAAATAGCTCTCCAGATAGCCAAAGCCGTGCAGTTTCTTCATGAAGCAAGGCCACCAATTGTTCACAGGGACATTAAATCAGCCAACATTTTGTTCGACTCGGATTGGAATGCTAGGTTGGCTGATCTTGGGCTTGCGATTAGAATGAATCATGACTCCCTGAACCGGCAAATTGACTCACTGAACCGACCAGCCGGGACTATCGGTTACCTGGACCCTGCTTATACTGTTCCTAGCAAGTTAAGCACCAAAATTGACGTATTCAGCTTTGGAGTGTTATTGCTGGAAATTATATCTGCCAGGAAAGTGATGGATGTTTCGAGATCACCATCTTCAATTGTTGAGTGGGCAATTCCGTTGATCCAAAAGGATCAGATTGTGGAAATATCTGATCGAAGGGTCCCTATTTCGCGATTTACAGAAGGCCTGATTAGGAACATGCTGAGCATTGCTGGAAGGTGTATAAATTTTAGAGAAACTGATCGCCCGTCAATGGGAGAAATTGTCAGCGAGTTGGAGAACTGCATTGTTGAACCGATTAGATTTCCAGTATGGATGAATCTCCTAAGGAGTCTCATTCAAAGGAAAATCGGTACCAGAAAGAGCAAGACTGCAGCTAGAGCCGCAACCAGTATTGTTTGTGCACCACATCAAGAAAATGGTCATGCTGATATTTCAAGAGGGAAATTGCTGCTAAGGGAAATATTGGCTgatatttcttaa
- the LOC113761427 gene encoding 40S ribosomal protein S12-like isoform X2: MSGEDVVVAESPAPALGEPMDIMTALQLVLKKSKAHGGLARGLHEAAKIIEKHAAQLCVLAEDCDQPDYVKLVKALCADHNVSLITVPSAKTLGEWAGLCKIDPEGNARKVVGCSCIVVKDYGEETEGLHIVQEYVKSH, encoded by the exons ATGTCTGG AGAGGATGTTGTTGTTGCAGAGAGTCCTGCGCCTGCCCTTGGAGAACCTATGGACATCATGACTGCTCTGCAATTGGTATTGAAAAAATCAAAGGCTCATGGAGGGCTTGCTCGAGGTCTGCATGAGGCTGCTAAAATAATTGAGAAGCACGCTGCACAACTCTGTGTCTTAGCAGAGGATTGTGACCAGCCAGATTATGTAAAACTGGTCAAGGCTCTTTGCGCTGATCACAATGTCAGTTTGATTACAGTACCTAGTGCCAAGACTCTTGGTGAATGGGCTGGT TTGTGTAAAATTGATCCTGAAGGTAATGCAAGGAAGGTAGTTGGCTGCTCCTGCATTGTTGTGAAG GATTATGGAGAAGAGACTGAAGGTCTTCATATTGTTCAGGAGTACGTGAAATCCCATTAA
- the LOC113763167 gene encoding zinc finger transcription factor YY1: METHITHNLFERRHIIKSRAPAVKWTREWVPQDVVATGGKCLLLRWVNEATLKAIKEKKEPELPEPEPEPTTEVLFLCSYEGCGKTFIDAGALRKHSHIHGERQYVCHYENCGKKFLDSSKLKRHFLIHTGERDFVCPHEGCGKAFSLDFNLRSHMKTHSQENYHICPYPDCGKRYAHEYKLKNHIATHHEKNMVETPKYALPPEKPVKTPKSSTAAYSSASSDRPYACPYEGCEKAYIHEYKLNLHLRREHPGHFKDETPKNAQSTAENDMDEASDQDAYAGKRGNDKIQKQSKAKPSLKLPPAKVQRKSSSNASPANASVVKKPWPVKEEVYDEEDSEETEEERENVGDGWRYAENEDDDEETEYED; encoded by the exons ATGGAGACTCACATAACTCACAATTTGTTTGAGAGGCGCCACATAATCAAGTCCAGAGCTCCTGCGGTTAAATGGACCAGAGAATG GGTGCCACAAGACGTTGTTGCAACAGGAGGAAAGTGCCTTCTTCTAAGATGGGTTAATG AGGCCACATTGAAGGCTatcaaagagaagaaagaaccAGAATTGCCAGAGCCAGAGCCTGAACCAACAACTGAAGTTCTCTTTCTTTGTAGTTATGAAGGCTGTGGAAAGACATTTATTGATGCAGGAGCCTTGAGGAAGCATTCACACATCCATGGAGAGAGGCAATATGTTTGCCACTATGAGAATTGTGGAAAG AAATTTTTGGATAGTTCAAAATTGAAGAGACACTTTCTTATTCATACTGGGGAGAGGGATTTTGTCTGTCCGCATGAAGGGTGTGGTAAG GCATTCTCATTGGATTTCAACCTCAGATCACACATGAAAACCCATTCACAGGAGAACTACCATATCTGCCCGTATCCAGATTGTGGAAAGCGATATGCGCATGAATACAAGCTAAAAAATCATATTGCGACTCATCATGAGAAG AATATGGTAGAAACTCCAAAATATGCCCTGCCACCAGAGAAGCCAGTGAAAACTCCAAAATCTTCAACAGCAGCTTATAGCTCCGCGTCATCAGACCGCCCTTATGCCTGCCCTTATGAAGGGTGTGAAAAGGCCTACATCCACGAGTACAAGCTAAATCTTCATTTAAGAAGGGAGCACCCAGGCCATTTTAAGGATGAAACTCCTAAAAATGCCCAATCAACAGCTGAAAATGACATGGATGAAGCCAGCGATCAAGACGCATACGCTGGAAAACGTGGGAACGACAAAATCCAGAAGCAAAGCAAGGCAAAGCCAAGCTTAAAGTTACCTCCAGCAAAAGTTCAACGTAAAAGCTCCTCCAATGCTTCTCCAGCTAATGCAAGTGTCGTGAAAAAACCTTGGCCAGTAAAAGAAGAAGTATATGATGAGGAAGATAGTGAAGAAACAGAAGAGGAACGCGAAAATGTCGGGGACGGTTGGAGGTATGCCGAAAATGAAGACGATGACGAAGAGACGGAGTATGAGGACTGA
- the LOC113762336 gene encoding ubiquitin-like domain-containing CTD phosphatase codes for MAGESSAAAATLAVSPVTEEEITLTVKWSGKEYTVRVCGDDTVGELKRRICEVTNVLPKRQKLLYPKVGSKLSDDSALLSQLSLKSSLKMTMIGTVEDDIYVDLVDPPEVVDDFELGQDEVIEIKDKEVNKQKLRRRIEQYKIVLRNPCREGKKLLVLDIDYTLFDHRSSAENPIELMRPYLHEFLTAAYAEYDIIIWSATNMKWVELKMGQLGVLDHPNYKITALLDHLAMITVQSDTRGVFDCKPLGLIWAHFPEFYSSKNTIMFDDLRRNFVMNPQNGLAIKPFRKAHANRGTDEELLKLTQYLLAIADIDDLSSIDHSDWESFNEDSYKRRRQE; via the exons ATGGCCGGTGAATCCTCGGCGGCTGCAGCGACATTGGCGGTCTCTCCGGTGACGGAGGAGGAGATTACTTTGACGGTGAAGTGGAGCGGGAAAGAGTATACAGTGAGAGTGTGTGGAGACGACACAGTTGGAGAGCTGAAAAGGCGAATATGTGAAGTGACCAACGTGCTGCCTAAACGACAGAAGCTCCTTTACCCCAAAGTCGGCTCAAAGCTCTCCGATGACTCTGCTCTGCTCTCACAACTATCCCTTAAATCCTCTCTCAAAATGACCATGATCGG CACCGTTGAAGATGATATATATGTGGATCTAGTGGATCCCCCTGAGGTTGTGGATGATTTTGAACTTGGGCAAGATGAAGTCATAGAAATCAAAGATAAAGAAGTTAACAAACAGAAACTTCGGAGGCGTATTGAGCAGTACAAG ATAGTGCTCCGCAACCCATGCCGTGAAGGTAAAAAACTACTTGTTCTGGATATTGACTATACCCTGTTTGATCATCGGTCATCTGCTGAGAACCCAATTGAACTGATGCGACCTT ATCTTCACGAATTTCTGACTGCTGCTTATGCGGAATATGATATTATTATCTGGTCTGCAACCAA CATGAAGTGGGTTGAATTGAAGATGGGACAACTTGGTGTACTCGATCATCCTAATTACAAAATTACAGCATTGCTGGATCATTTAGCTATGATCACTGTTCAATCAGATACTCGTGGGGTCTTTGACTGCAAACCACTTGGCTTGATTTGGGCACATTTTCCAGAG TTTTACAGCTCGAAGAACACCATAATGTTTGACGACCTACGAAGGAATTTTGTAATGAATCCTCAGAATGGTTTGGCCATAAAGCCATTCAGAAAGGCCCATGCAAATCGTGGCACTGATGAGGAGCTGTTGAAACTCACGCAGTACTTGCTTGCTATAGCAGACATTGATGACCTTAGCAGCATTGATCATAGCGACTGGGAGTCATTTAATGAGGACAGTTACAAGAGAAGACGACAAGAATGA
- the LOC113759299 gene encoding uncharacterized protein LOC113759299 — translation MALFSTYDMVVHYEEKQVRNPNIDPIGYCYLNLLFDVAEKVFGEVPGHLNKLIHMRCQIPKTDRMFDITDDDSVREMFEMHKSGRMINVHVQDMDVIPSYKANQINENGHNTDLNLREKGKDKVCVVAIDDSEGEYSDSSSDSSWLHSMDSDNEKDLDVHSDSGESDMSFSDFDDNEEGALVPYSENEEETDPVQQALKSKLWTYNPKVEIEFKKGQLFTNVDAFRAALKDYVIQKGFPIMRLKNEKSRVTAVCGVEGCKWRIHASPVLDSMTFMIKTYQGEHTCVMDRKNTEATADWIAKKLVPVMRIHPNMSTKGVEAEMIKYGVHPSKWQMYRALTKARNEIEGNHIESYAKLPKYAELIRKYNPQSICKIHYDRPTLLVEPRFLRMFISFKAQRSGFVEGCRPFVGFDGCFLKGAYGGVLLTAVTLDANNSIFPIAFAVAEAENKETWSWFFHYFEEFFGPFTSENGFHGPLTFMSDRQKGLNIAYEERVPVASGRHCCRHICSNFKAQFPGILLSNLFWRAAKSFDVAGHNEAMASIKELNIESWKYLDKIPKTTWCRYTFNTGLKCDHVTNNCTESFNAWIGELRGKPILTLVDGLRKKFMKKMHKRYQKGCMLTTAITPKMLGKLQKIGQASRQCELTMASTDVFEVGDMNRSYIVNLSAKTCDCGTFQISGLSCKHAALGIIYKREKLESYCEHWFSRDKYLKTYSSMIHPIPDEKMWPPMPYVTPVTVLPPSLRRAPGRPKTKRRREHDEEQSASQPKRLCYIKCGNCGSFDHNKRSCQGAHVQNKKNGNRTTGQQSYRRGKPGRVTANTGLSGATLWDHVSNNVPVVHSSQGSNPSPSTQPAPATVNVHRGRPLSNTRASVRRSSKRNYSNTAQITQIVEQAGHQQIATFQVATPASESINAATTLHSTNVSNNSSFSMQF, via the exons ATGGCTCTTTTTTCTACTTATGATATGGTTGTTCACTATGAGGAGAAACAAGTGAGAAATCCAAATATCGATCCAATTGGTTACTGTTACCTTAATCTACTATTTGATGTTGCTGAGAAGGTGTTCGGTGAAGTCCCTGGGCATCTGAATAAGTTAATACATATGAGGTGTCAGATTCCTAAGACAGATCGTATGTTTGATATTACAGATGATGATAGTGTACGTGAAATGTTTGAAATGCATAAGTCTGGAAGAATGATTAATGTGCATGTGCAGGATATGGATGTTATTCCATCTTATAAAGCTAATCAGATAAATGAAAATGGTCATAACACTGATTTGAACttaagagaaaaaggaaaggacaAGGTATGTGTTGTTGCCATTGATGATTCTGAGGGTGAATATAGTGATTCCAGCTCTGATTCAAGCTGGCTGCACAGCATGGATAGTGACAATGAGAAAGATTTAGATGTTCATAGCGATAGTGGTGAATCTGACATGtcattttctgattttgatgACAATGAGGAGGGTGCCTTAGTTCCTTATtctgaaaatgaagaagaaactgACCCTGTTCAGCAAGCTTTGAAATCAAAACTGTGGACGTACAACCCAAAAGTAGAGATAGAGTTTAAGAAAGGTCAACTATTTACTAATGTCGATGCATTTAGAGCAGCTTTAAAGGACTATGTAATTCAGAAAGGATTTCCAATTATGAGACTAAAGAATGAGAAGAGCAGAGTCACTGCTGTTTGTGGTGTTGAAGGGTGCAAATGGAGAATCCATGCATCACCAGTTTTAGATTCCATGACCTTTATGATTAAGACTTATCAAGGTGAACACACATGTGTGATGGACAGGAAGAACACAGAAGCTACAGCTGACTGGATTGCCAAGAAACTAGTTCCAGTCATGAGAATTCACCCCAACATGTCCACCAAAGGGGTAGAAGCTGAGATGATTAAGTATGGTGTGCATCCAAGCAAATGGCAGATGTATAGAGCACTAACTAAAGCAAGAAATGAGATTGAAGGCAATCACATTGAATCGTACGCCAAATTGCCAAAGTATGCAGAGCTGATCAGGAAATACAACCCACAAAGTATCTGCAAAATACATTATGATAGGCCTACTCTTCTTGTTGAGCCTAGATTTCTCAGAATGTTTATTAGTTTCAAAGCTCAAAGAAGTGGATTTGTTGAAGGCTGTAGACcttttgttggttttgatgGATGTTTTTTAAAAGGTGCTTATGGTGGTGTGCTTCTCACAGCAGTCACATTAGATGCTAACAATAGCATTTTTCCTATTGCATTTGCTGTGGCTGAAGCTGAAAATAAAGAAACCTGGAGTTGGTTTTTTCATTACTTTGAGGAGTTTTTTGGGCCATTTACTTCAGAAAATGGTTTTCATGGTCCTCTAACCTTCATGAGTGACAGGCAAAAG GGCTTGAATATAGCTTATGAAGAGAGAGTGCCTGTTGCTAGTGGAAGACATTGCTGTAGGCATATCTGCAGTAATTTTAAAGCTCAATTTCCTGGTATTCTGCTTAGTAACTTGTTCTGGAGAGCAGCAAAAAGCTTTGATGTTGCAGGACATAATGAAGCCATGGCTAGCATAAAGGAGTTAAACATAGAATCATGGAAATACTTGGACAAAATTCCTAAAACAACATGGTGCAGATATACCTTCAATACTGGACTAAAATGTGATCATGTCACAAATAACTGCACTGAGTCCTTCAATGCATGGATAGGTGAGTTAAGAGGGAAGCCTATCTTGACACTTGTTGATGGGTTGAGGAAGAAGttcatgaagaaaatgcataagCGATATCAGAAAGGGTGCATGCTCACCACTGCCATCACACCAAAGATGCTTGGTAAACTACAAAAAATAGGACAAGCATCAAGACAATGTGAACTCACTATGGCTTCTACTGATGTATTTGAAGTGGGGGATATGAACAGGTCCTACATAGTCAATTTATCAGCTAAAACTTGTGATTGTGGAACATTTCAAATTTCAGGCCTTTCTTGTAAACATGCTGCACTAGGGATTATCTACAAGAGAGAAAAGCTGGAATCCTACTGTGAGCATTGGTTCTCAAGAGATAAGTACTTAAAGACATATTCAAGTATGATTCATCCAATTCCTGATGAGAAAATGTGGCCACCTATGCCATATGTTACACCTGTAACAGTCCTGCCTCCTTCATTAAGGAGAGCTCCAGGTAGACCAAAGACTAAAAGGAGAAGGGAACATGATGAAGAACAGTCCGCGTCACAACCAAAAAGACTTTGCTATATCAAGTGTGGAAATTGTGGCTCTTTTGATCACAACAAGAGGTCATGTCAAGGAGCACATGTCCAGAATAAGAAGAATGGCAACAGAACTACTGGCCAGCAG agctatagaagaggcaaaccAGGAAGAGTGACTGCAAACACGGGCCTGTCAGGAGCAACTCTTTGG GATCATGTCTCTAACAATGTTCCAGTTGTACACTCAAGCCAAGGCAGCAATCCTTCTCCTTCAACTCAACCTGCACCTGCAACTGTGAATGTGCAT AGAGGAAGACCTTTAAGCAATACTAGAGCATCTGTTAGAAGGAGCAGCAAGAGAAACTACTCAAATACTGCTCAGATCACTCAAATTGTGGAACAAGCTGGTCATCAGCAAATTGCTACATTTCAAGTTGCTACACCTGCATCTGAATCCATCAATGCAGCTACAACACTGCACTCAACAAATGTTAGCAACAATAGTAGTTTTAGTATGCAATTCTGA
- the LOC113761427 gene encoding 40S ribosomal protein S12-like isoform X1, translating to MSGEDVVVAESPAPALGEPMDIMTALQLVLKKSKAHGGLARGLHEAAKIIEKHAAQLCVLAEDCDQPDYVKLVKALCADHNVSLITVPSAKTLGEWAGLCKIDPEGNARKVVGCSCIVVKDYGEETEGLHIVQEMLELFTRQDVCIYFGPSSLITTFT from the exons ATGTCTGG AGAGGATGTTGTTGTTGCAGAGAGTCCTGCGCCTGCCCTTGGAGAACCTATGGACATCATGACTGCTCTGCAATTGGTATTGAAAAAATCAAAGGCTCATGGAGGGCTTGCTCGAGGTCTGCATGAGGCTGCTAAAATAATTGAGAAGCACGCTGCACAACTCTGTGTCTTAGCAGAGGATTGTGACCAGCCAGATTATGTAAAACTGGTCAAGGCTCTTTGCGCTGATCACAATGTCAGTTTGATTACAGTACCTAGTGCCAAGACTCTTGGTGAATGGGCTGGT TTGTGTAAAATTGATCCTGAAGGTAATGCAAGGAAGGTAGTTGGCTGCTCCTGCATTGTTGTGAAG GATTATGGAGAAGAGACTGAAGGTCTTCATATTGTTCAGGA GATGCTCGAATTATTTACAAGACAGGATGTATGCATTTATTTTGGACCTTCTTCTTTGATTACAACTTTTACATGA
- the LOC113759298 gene encoding COBRA-like protein 6 has translation MAWLQSNSEGLVWGYRICEMVPRTMNSYNWSKSLQELVLKIDGGQSSICSHIQAKKARVDGKRLLNQSGQKGLFALKLLIFAILFTLEEVIKSKESERNLYTSAKVFSYTAYRRARNGEASPYPPESLIYKYRSAHVGDSDTNKPYYSSSCEYLSFPSMKSNLIKLFVADAYDPLDPRGNVTIKWDLMQDNDGTQDVSKLPDLNYLILIIFSSYLSLKVLVESSKLLQLFRVELFSFYQVRVSIFNYQLFRHVEPPGWKLSWIWPGNGVIWDIWGAEATEQGNCSAFRGRQLPHSCEKKPVIVDLLPGAPYNKQVANCCKGGVLTSMSQDQAKFGASFQMNIGSSSVNGGPIPGVPANFSLGLPGYTCGDPFKVPPSKFIEDQGRRRTQALGTWNVTCSYSQFRASVSPTCCVSLSAFYNDTIVHCPKCSCSCLGQPGAKCVKPGELPPVLQLQQDQEPEPVVLCTHHMCPIRVHWHVKLSYTQYWRVKLTVTNLNLVKNYSQWNLVVLHPNLRNVTQVFSFNYKPLNPYGQINDTGMFYGIEYYNDMLLQSGESGNVQTELLLRKDPGLFTFRNGWAFPRKISFNGEECVMPLPDEFPRLPNADQLEAQPLPISIVILLSFIVYSMIE, from the exons ATGGCATG GCTCCAGAGTAATTCCGAAGGCCTAGTTTGGGGATATCGAATTTGTGAAATGGTTCCTCGTACTATGAACTCCTATAATTGGTCGAA GTCACTTCAAGAATTGGTTCTCAAAATTGATGGGGGGCAAAGTAGCATCTGCAGTCACATACAGGCGAAAAAAGCAAGGGTGGATGGCAAGAGGCTGCTAAATCAGAGCGGGCAAAAAGGGCTCTTTGCTTTGAAGTTACTTATTTTCGCAATTCTTTTCACTCTCGAAGAAGTAATCAAGTCCAAAGAGTCCGAACGTAATCTCTACACGAGTGCAAAGGTGTTTTCATATACTGCCTATAGGAGAGCTAGGAATGGAGAAGCTTCCCCATATCCGCCCGAGTCTTTG ATCTACAAGTACAGGTCGGCTCATGTAGGAGATTCGGATACCAACAAGCCGTATTATTCTTCCTCCTGTGAATACCTCTCCTTCCCTTCTATGAAG AGTAACCTTATCAAGCT ttttgttgcAGATGCATACGATCCTTTGGATCCTCGTGGCAATGTTACTATCAAATGGGATCTCATGCAAGACAACGACGGTACACAAGACGTAA GCAAACTTCCTGACCTCAATTACCTCATTCTTATAATTTTCTCCTCTTATCTTAGTCTCAAAGTGCTCGTAGAATCATCTAAGCTGCTTCAGTTGTTTAGAGTGGAGTTGTTTTCGTTTTACCAGGTCAGGGTATCAATTTTCAATTACCAGCTTTTCCGACACGTAGAGCCACCTGGATGGAAATTAAGTTGGATATGGCCGGGAAATGGGGTAATCTGGGACATATGGGGAGCTGAGGCCACTGAACAGGGAAACTGTTCTGCATTTAGGGGAAGACAGCTTCCTCATTCTTGCGAAAAGAAACCAGTTATCGTCGACCTTTTACCTGGAGCCCCTTACAACAAGCAGGTGGCAAATTGTTGCAAGGGAGGGGTTTTGACATCTATGTCACAAGACCAAGCAAAATTTGGGGCTTCTTTCCAGATGAACATAGGTAGTTCTTCCGTAAATGGTGGTCCAATACCAGGTGTCCCTGCAAACTTCAGTCTTGGACTCCCGGGTTATACTTGTGGCGATCCATTCAAGGTCCCTCCAAGCAAGTTCATTGAGGATCAAGGCCGGCGAAGGACTCAAGCTCTTG GTACCTGGAATGTTACTTGTTCGTACTCACAGTTCAGAGCATCAGTTTCCCCAACCTGTTGTGTTTCCCTGTCTGCATTCTACAATGACACAATTGTTCATTGCCCAAAATGCAGTTGTTCTTGCCTAGGACAACCTGGAGCAAAATGTGTCAA GCCTGGTGAACTGCCTCCTGTATTGCAGCTACAACAGGATCAAGAACCGGAGCCTGTGGTTCTGTGTACGCATCATATGTGCCCAATAAGGGTGCACTGGCATGTGAAGCTAAGTTATACACAGTACTGGAGAGTGAAGCTGACAGTTACAAACTTAAATCTTGTCAAGAATTATAGTCAGTGGAACTTGGTAGTGCTGCATCCCAACTTGAGAAATGTTACACAGGTCTTCAGCTTCAATTATAAGCCTTTAAATCCATACGGCCAAATTA ATGACACCGGAATGTTCTATGGAATTGAGTATTACAATGACATGCTACTGCAATCAGGGGAGAGCGGAAATGTGCAGACAGAGCTATTGCTGCGCAAAGATCCAGGGCTTTTTACTTTCAGGAACGGATGGGCTTTCCCAAGAAAGATTTCCTTCAATGGTGAGGAATGTGTGATGCCTCTACCTGATGAATTCCCAAGACTTCCAAATGCAGACCAGTTGGAGGCACAGCCATTACCAATCTCCATCGTAATTCTGTTATCATTCATTGTAtattcaatgattgaatga